One window from the genome of Serinibacter salmoneus encodes:
- a CDS encoding PKD domain-containing protein gives MRKTWVALATAVGLAVPAGLGSVAVAAPLPGAMIGQAALEGAEAGEAGAAEADIQADIEAGVAMDAADALPQAVSADPLPTVQVNGVVWNQLVVGDVVYVVGNFTSARPAGAAPGTNETARANMLAYDLESGELIEGFAPSFNAQTRDVAISQDGSTLYVVGNFTQVDGHNRYRIVGLDPATGQVTGFSAGTNTYATAVAVNGPTVYVGGAFNNVNGVNRNRIVALDAASGAVRADFQVSIDDYQVQDIAVSPDSASLVVAGNFTSVNGSSSLGYGLTRLDAVTGAPSALPVNSEVRNAGARSAIASLASDSTSFYGTGWHFGRSGNVEGSFAADWQTGELTWLEDCHGDSYGIHPQGEVVYIASHKHYCGNSGGFPQTSPWTFYHGTAVANGVYGVNTPDIYNYPDHPGTPRPEFLEWYPTFQPGTATGQDQATWTVTGSGDYILFAGEFPTVNGTGQQGLVRFATRDVAPNEVGPSHQGGAWPLDVRSTLAGRVQVVWDGNIDRDDATLTYHVYRDSRDSTPLYEETVTAPFWDQPTMSFTDTGLTPGTTHRYLVTVTDPWGNETRTDWESVTVEGVASSAYATTVLDDAPTSFWRLSEASGATVVDWAGLLDMTAANGVSRGAVGAIAADPDTASRFSGSTSGLASTREPVSAPQQFTLEAWFRTSSGQGGKILGFGNRATGTSSRYDRHLYLDSAGRLVFGVDPDNRHTLTTAQSYEDGAWHHAVATLRDGQMALYVDGVKVASQGGISAQAVYLGYWRLGGDNLNGWSSPQQRYFSGDIDEVAVYDHALDAGEVRNHFLASGRSTSTPTAPADAYGAAVFDAEPTLYWRFEEAGGQAVLDHGESGNVGTLSGAFSRQASSPLLTGGTSVRVGPLEGLAYSSFGFQAPEVATMEAWFATTSTTGGSILGFADRPTGTPVLADRQITMAPDGTVGFGVLAGGEQLVSSTQSYNDGEWHHVMATTGPDGVRLMVDGEQVASGDTGASQSYSGYWRAGGAHTWGGGGHLVGSIDEVAVYHRQLTQADALRHYALGATGSEPAAVPTAVADLSLEGRTLSADGSASTVADSTIESWEWSFGDGETASGESVEHTYASAGTYQVSLTVTSAEGATGTTSSEVTIANELPVAAFEVDLAELAVTVDGTGSSDPDGAVAAYSWDFGDGTGATGATAQHVYTAPGEYTITLTVTDADGATATASRAVNVREAVPPEAVFVAEATALTLAVDGSDSHAPGGEIVSFAWEFGDGATGTGETAEHTYAAAGTYTVTLTVTDDLGSTATTSRDITIQAPAFLALDEFERTTATGWGDADIGGAWTNHGSGSQYSVGDGAGALRVGAAGWNPRVMLPGVDLEDASMMTTFSLDKLADGSGAQYILAHRTDSWSSAYRAKIQVRANGSVYLALTRLESGESTLAQVNLAGVTVGAQDRLHARFEVEGTDPTQLRLRVWPDGQEEPTTWALQASDATPALQDPGAIGQAAYLFGSVTNAPVAVQVHRIRVTPIGVIVPDPDPDPDPDPEPDPDPEPDPDPDPEPDPEPDNVAPVAQVAHTVDGLTVTLDGSGSSDEDGSIVSHAWDLGDGTTLDGAVVEHGYAAAGTYDVTLTVTDDAGESGIATIPVTVAAPEPEPGQGLLVAADDFERTETGGWGAAATGGQWTRNGSAGQYQVDSGAGMLAVLQAGWNPRLRLGDVSSLDTQVRAAVSLDRLGDGLGTYVSLAARDGGWSSQYRGKAWVKADGSVNASVSRLQGSETTLAQVNVPGLTLAPGEEWMMLVETSGTAPTTVRMKVWPASAQEPEQWTVSATDDTAELQDAGAVGVHATLSGSATNAPVSVLVHSFEARSFD, from the coding sequence GTGCGCAAGACATGGGTGGCACTGGCCACCGCCGTGGGCCTGGCCGTGCCCGCCGGGCTGGGCTCGGTGGCCGTGGCGGCCCCGTTGCCCGGGGCGATGATCGGTCAGGCGGCGCTCGAGGGCGCTGAAGCAGGCGAGGCCGGCGCGGCCGAAGCCGACATCCAGGCCGACATCGAGGCCGGAGTGGCCATGGACGCCGCGGACGCGCTCCCGCAGGCCGTCTCGGCCGACCCGCTGCCGACGGTCCAGGTCAACGGCGTGGTCTGGAACCAGCTCGTGGTGGGCGACGTCGTGTACGTGGTGGGGAACTTCACCTCTGCGCGCCCCGCGGGTGCCGCGCCCGGCACGAACGAGACGGCGCGAGCGAACATGCTCGCCTACGACCTCGAGAGCGGTGAACTGATCGAGGGCTTCGCCCCCTCGTTCAACGCACAGACCCGCGACGTGGCCATCTCCCAGGACGGCTCCACCCTGTACGTGGTGGGGAACTTCACGCAGGTGGACGGCCACAACCGCTACCGGATCGTGGGCCTGGACCCGGCCACCGGGCAGGTCACCGGGTTCTCGGCCGGCACCAACACCTATGCGACCGCGGTCGCGGTCAACGGGCCCACCGTCTACGTCGGAGGCGCTTTCAACAACGTCAACGGGGTGAACCGCAACCGGATCGTGGCGCTGGATGCCGCCTCCGGTGCCGTTCGCGCCGACTTCCAGGTCAGCATCGACGACTACCAGGTGCAGGACATCGCCGTCTCGCCTGACTCCGCATCGCTGGTGGTGGCGGGGAACTTCACCAGTGTGAACGGCTCCAGCAGCCTGGGCTACGGGCTGACCCGACTCGACGCGGTGACGGGCGCACCCTCGGCGCTCCCGGTCAACTCCGAGGTCCGCAACGCGGGCGCGCGATCGGCGATCGCCTCCCTCGCCTCCGACTCGACGTCCTTCTACGGGACCGGGTGGCACTTCGGCCGTAGCGGCAACGTGGAGGGCTCCTTCGCCGCGGACTGGCAGACCGGTGAACTGACCTGGTTGGAGGACTGCCACGGTGACAGTTATGGCATCCACCCCCAGGGCGAGGTGGTCTACATCGCGAGCCACAAGCACTACTGCGGCAACAGCGGTGGCTTCCCGCAGACGTCGCCGTGGACCTTCTACCACGGCACGGCGGTGGCCAACGGGGTCTACGGCGTGAACACGCCCGACATCTACAACTACCCCGACCACCCCGGCACACCGCGCCCGGAGTTCCTGGAGTGGTACCCCACATTCCAGCCGGGTACCGCGACAGGTCAGGACCAGGCAACCTGGACGGTGACCGGCAGCGGTGACTACATCCTGTTCGCGGGGGAGTTCCCCACCGTCAACGGCACCGGTCAGCAGGGTCTGGTGCGCTTCGCGACCCGGGACGTCGCGCCCAACGAGGTGGGCCCGAGCCACCAGGGAGGCGCCTGGCCGCTGGATGTGCGCTCGACCCTCGCCGGCCGGGTGCAGGTGGTCTGGGACGGCAACATCGACCGTGACGACGCCACGCTGACCTATCACGTGTACCGCGACTCGCGCGATTCCACGCCGCTGTACGAGGAGACCGTGACGGCTCCGTTCTGGGACCAGCCGACGATGAGCTTCACCGATACCGGGCTGACCCCCGGGACCACCCACCGCTACCTCGTGACGGTGACCGACCCGTGGGGGAACGAGACCCGCACGGACTGGGAGTCCGTGACCGTCGAGGGTGTGGCCAGCAGCGCGTATGCCACGACGGTGCTGGACGACGCCCCGACGTCGTTCTGGCGCCTCTCGGAGGCCTCGGGCGCGACGGTCGTCGACTGGGCGGGACTGCTGGACATGACGGCGGCGAACGGCGTGTCCCGCGGAGCGGTCGGCGCCATTGCCGCAGACCCGGATACCGCCAGCCGCTTCAGTGGCTCCACCTCCGGGTTGGCCTCGACCCGCGAGCCGGTGTCCGCGCCGCAGCAGTTCACCCTGGAGGCGTGGTTCCGCACGTCATCGGGTCAGGGCGGCAAGATCCTCGGATTCGGGAACAGGGCCACGGGGACGTCCTCGCGCTACGACCGTCACCTGTACCTGGACTCGGCCGGTCGCCTGGTCTTCGGGGTGGACCCGGACAACCGGCACACCCTCACCACGGCCCAGAGTTATGAGGACGGCGCGTGGCACCATGCGGTCGCCACCCTGCGCGATGGGCAGATGGCCCTGTACGTCGACGGCGTGAAGGTGGCCTCGCAGGGCGGAATCAGTGCCCAGGCGGTCTATCTCGGGTACTGGCGCCTCGGGGGCGACAACCTCAATGGGTGGTCCAGTCCGCAGCAGCGGTACTTCTCGGGGGACATCGACGAGGTCGCTGTCTACGACCACGCGCTGGACGCAGGTGAGGTCCGCAACCACTTCCTTGCCTCCGGCCGCAGCACGTCCACGCCCACGGCACCGGCGGATGCCTACGGTGCCGCGGTGTTCGACGCCGAACCCACGCTGTACTGGCGCTTCGAGGAGGCCGGTGGCCAGGCGGTCCTCGACCACGGCGAGAGTGGGAACGTCGGCACGCTGTCTGGTGCCTTCTCCCGTCAGGCGTCCTCGCCCCTGCTGACCGGAGGAACCTCGGTGCGGGTGGGTCCGCTGGAGGGCCTCGCCTACTCCTCGTTCGGCTTCCAAGCACCCGAGGTCGCGACGATGGAGGCATGGTTCGCCACGACGTCGACCACCGGGGGTTCGATCCTGGGCTTCGCTGATCGGCCCACGGGCACACCCGTGCTCGCGGACCGGCAGATCACGATGGCGCCCGACGGCACTGTCGGCTTCGGGGTGCTTGCCGGTGGGGAGCAACTCGTCAGTTCCACCCAGTCCTACAACGACGGCGAGTGGCACCACGTCATGGCCACGACCGGCCCGGACGGGGTGCGGTTGATGGTCGACGGCGAGCAGGTCGCCTCCGGCGACACGGGCGCGAGCCAGTCCTACTCGGGGTACTGGCGCGCGGGGGGTGCCCACACCTGGGGTGGTGGCGGGCACCTCGTCGGGTCGATCGACGAGGTCGCCGTGTACCACCGACAGCTCACGCAAGCGGACGCCCTGCGGCACTACGCGCTCGGCGCCACCGGGAGCGAGCCCGCCGCCGTCCCCACGGCGGTGGCGGATCTCTCGCTCGAGGGCCGGACGCTCAGCGCTGACGGCAGCGCGTCCACGGTGGCCGACTCCACGATCGAGTCCTGGGAGTGGTCCTTCGGTGACGGCGAGACGGCCTCGGGAGAATCGGTGGAGCACACCTACGCGTCCGCCGGCACCTATCAGGTGAGCCTGACGGTCACCAGCGCCGAGGGAGCCACCGGAACGACCTCGAGCGAGGTCACGATCGCGAACGAGCTCCCCGTGGCAGCCTTCGAGGTGGACCTCGCAGAGCTGGCGGTCACGGTGGACGGGACCGGCTCGAGCGACCCGGATGGCGCGGTAGCGGCCTACTCATGGGACTTCGGGGATGGCACCGGCGCCACGGGCGCCACCGCGCAGCACGTCTATACCGCCCCGGGGGAGTACACGATCACCCTCACGGTGACCGATGCGGACGGCGCGACAGCCACCGCATCGCGCGCGGTGAACGTTCGCGAGGCGGTGCCTCCCGAGGCGGTGTTCGTGGCCGAGGCCACGGCACTCACCCTCGCGGTGGACGGATCCGACTCCCACGCACCGGGCGGCGAGATCGTCTCATTCGCCTGGGAGTTCGGTGACGGCGCCACAGGTACGGGTGAGACGGCAGAGCACACCTACGCCGCGGCGGGGACCTACACCGTCACCCTCACCGTGACCGACGACCTCGGTTCGACCGCTACGACCTCGCGCGACATCACGATCCAGGCCCCTGCCTTCCTCGCGCTCGACGAGTTCGAGCGTACGACCGCGACCGGATGGGGGGATGCGGACATCGGGGGTGCGTGGACGAACCACGGCTCGGGATCGCAGTACTCGGTGGGTGACGGCGCGGGCGCGCTCCGCGTGGGTGCCGCGGGCTGGAACCCGCGGGTGATGCTCCCGGGCGTGGACCTCGAGGACGCCTCCATGATGACGACCTTCTCCCTGGACAAGCTCGCGGACGGCTCGGGGGCGCAGTACATCCTGGCGCACCGGACGGACTCCTGGTCCTCCGCGTACCGCGCCAAGATCCAGGTCCGGGCGAACGGCAGCGTCTACCTCGCGCTGACCAGGCTCGAGTCCGGGGAGAGCACTCTGGCTCAGGTCAACCTCGCCGGCGTGACGGTCGGTGCCCAGGACCGCCTGCACGCACGGTTCGAGGTCGAGGGCACCGATCCGACGCAGCTTCGGCTTCGGGTCTGGCCGGACGGCCAGGAGGAGCCCACCACGTGGGCGTTGCAGGCGAGCGATGCGACGCCCGCACTGCAGGATCCCGGGGCCATCGGCCAAGCGGCCTATCTCTTCGGGAGCGTGACCAACGCCCCCGTCGCGGTCCAGGTGCACCGGATCCGGGTGACGCCCATCGGCGTAATCGTCCCGGACCCCGACCCCGACCCGGACCCCGACCCGGAGCCGGACCCGGACCCGGAGCCGGACCCCGACCCGGACCCCGAGCCGGACCCCGAGCCCGACAACGTCGCCCCGGTGGCGCAGGTGGCACACACCGTGGACGGGCTCACGGTGACGCTGGACGGCTCCGGCTCCAGCGACGAGGACGGGTCGATCGTCTCCCACGCCTGGGACCTCGGTGACGGCACGACCCTGGACGGCGCGGTGGTGGAGCACGGTTACGCGGCGGCTGGCACCTACGACGTCACGTTGACGGTGACGGACGACGCAGGGGAGAGCGGGATCGCGACGATCCCCGTGACCGTTGCGGCGCCCGAGCCCGAGCCGGGCCAGGGTCTCCTCGTGGCGGCCGACGACTTCGAGCGCACCGAGACCGGTGGCTGGGGCGCCGCAGCGACCGGCGGTCAGTGGACCCGCAACGGGTCCGCCGGGCAGTACCAGGTCGACTCAGGAGCCGGCATGCTCGCCGTCCTCCAGGCCGGATGGAACCCTCGACTCCGCCTCGGTGACGTCTCCAGCCTCGACACGCAGGTGCGGGCCGCGGTCTCACTGGACCGGTTGGGCGACGGTCTCGGTACGTACGTCTCGCTCGCGGCGCGCGACGGCGGCTGGTCGAGCCAGTACCGCGGCAAGGCCTGGGTGAAGGCGGACGGGAGCGTCAACGCGTCAGTGTCTCGCCTGCAGGGTTCTGAGACCACGTTGGCCCAGGTGAATGTGCCGGGGCTCACCCTGGCACCGGGCGAGGAGTGGATGATGCTCGTGGAGACCTCGGGCACGGCCCCGACCACCGTGCGGATGAAGGTCTGGCCGGCATCGGCGCAGGAGCCTGAGCAGTGGACGGTCAGCGCCACGGATGACACGGCCGAGCTCCAGGACGCGGGCGCGGTCGGTGTCCACGCCACGCTGTCCGGGAGCGCGACCAACGCCCCGGTCTCCGTGCTGGTGCACTCCTTCGAGGCACGATCGTTTGACTAG
- a CDS encoding lipopolysaccharide biosynthesis protein: MVTDRAAHSPHAPTATSEAHPTRRQLREERRRGSAARQVSSTAAVKVIGMAIAGVAGMVTSRLIIQHYGIDAYAQYGVLATLPSLIPFADLGVAAVLVNVIAESRHPRRDPRVVRTITSAFRILFTSAAVIALGAIACGVFGWWPALLGDGLMPQGGALAATLCALVFALALPLGVGQRLLVSAGRTALQTGFSALGSPLVLLMVAASVALALPMGPYVAVFSYLASAVVAVVCLIAAGRLLHPIVGDGLRDVPRIRTAPGVRVVDVAWPMLLQMMALPVAMQTGRLMLSHLATPEDIAQYNLASQLFGLVVQSVAAGGMALWPLYARARADGRVRSPLPASLVFLALAGAAACLLWLLLDWMTMLISDGQIQIGTSLAGAFVVFVALQAVKYPLGMYMTDARGLRFQVLPIIAMVPISLGLAALFIPAIGAAGPVWATSIAVLLCQVLPNAWYVRRDLVRRAREGERES, encoded by the coding sequence ATGGTGACCGATCGCGCGGCGCACTCCCCGCACGCCCCCACAGCGACCTCCGAGGCCCACCCCACCAGGCGGCAGTTGCGGGAGGAGCGTCGGCGTGGCTCGGCGGCGCGGCAGGTCTCCTCCACGGCGGCGGTGAAGGTCATCGGCATGGCGATCGCGGGGGTCGCCGGCATGGTGACCAGTCGCCTGATCATCCAGCACTACGGGATCGATGCGTACGCCCAGTACGGGGTTCTTGCCACACTGCCGTCGCTGATCCCGTTCGCCGACCTCGGGGTCGCCGCCGTCCTGGTGAACGTGATCGCGGAGTCCAGGCATCCGCGCCGAGACCCCCGCGTCGTGCGCACGATCACCTCGGCCTTCCGGATCCTGTTCACCTCGGCGGCCGTGATCGCCCTCGGCGCCATCGCCTGCGGGGTGTTCGGGTGGTGGCCTGCGCTTCTCGGTGACGGACTGATGCCCCAGGGCGGGGCGCTCGCGGCCACGCTGTGCGCGCTGGTCTTCGCGCTCGCGTTGCCGCTGGGTGTGGGCCAGCGGCTCCTGGTCAGCGCCGGGCGCACCGCGCTGCAGACCGGGTTCTCCGCGCTGGGGTCGCCGCTGGTGCTGCTCATGGTGGCGGCGTCGGTGGCCCTGGCGCTGCCCATGGGTCCGTACGTCGCGGTGTTCTCCTACCTGGCCAGCGCGGTGGTGGCGGTGGTGTGCCTGATCGCGGCCGGGCGTCTCCTGCACCCGATCGTGGGGGACGGCCTGCGTGACGTGCCGCGGATCCGCACGGCGCCCGGCGTGCGTGTGGTCGACGTGGCGTGGCCGATGCTCCTGCAGATGATGGCGTTGCCGGTCGCGATGCAGACCGGGCGCCTGATGCTCTCCCACCTGGCCACGCCCGAGGACATCGCGCAGTACAACCTGGCCTCACAACTGTTCGGACTGGTGGTGCAGAGCGTCGCCGCTGGGGGAATGGCTCTGTGGCCGCTGTACGCGCGCGCCCGGGCCGACGGCCGGGTCCGGTCCCCGCTGCCCGCGAGCCTGGTGTTCCTGGCCCTCGCCGGTGCGGCGGCGTGCCTCCTGTGGCTCCTGCTGGACTGGATGACGATGCTGATCTCGGACGGTCAGATCCAGATCGGCACATCGCTCGCCGGGGCGTTCGTGGTGTTCGTGGCGCTCCAGGCGGTGAAGTACCCGCTCGGCATGTACATGACCGACGCCCGCGGTCTTCGCTTCCAGGTGCTCCCGATCATCGCCATGGTTCCCATCAGCCTCGGGCTCGCCGCCCTGTTCATCCCAGCGATCGGCGCAGCCGGCCCCGTGTGGGCCACCAGCATCGCGGTTCTCCTGTGCCAGGTGCTCCCCAATGCCTGGTACGTGCGGCGTGACCTCGTGCGACGCGCTCGCGAGGGCGAGCGCGAATCTTGA
- a CDS encoding glycosyl transferase, whose translation MTAPRRREPRLAGHREIRVLQPFRMIRPTTNPYIVMLDRALRETPGIRVATFSYRRAFLGGYDVVHLHWPETLLEGRTTPRRLARLLLAHLYLLRLRLGRVAVVRTVHNLDLPSGLWPAQIAYLRGLERLTAVRVHLNEQTGAAGEDVEMVPHGHYRDWFAGMPTSTATPGRIGFVGLVRGYKNVTGLVAAFREATGNRVADDGELSLQVCGKASNTDLERDLRRAVGDMENVDLDLRFLTEEELAIAVTGCELLVLPYRHMHNSGVALTALSLNRPVLVPRNPTTLALQREVGDRWVHTFTGEIDGADLLAALRTVRAAPGGAPDLSARNWDLAGRAHRRAYLRALRSRHRRVRRGRTAA comes from the coding sequence ATGACCGCACCGCGCCGGCGCGAGCCGCGCCTCGCAGGACACCGCGAGATCCGTGTGCTGCAGCCGTTCCGGATGATCCGGCCGACGACCAACCCGTACATCGTGATGCTCGATCGTGCGCTGCGCGAGACCCCCGGGATCCGGGTGGCGACCTTCTCCTACCGCCGTGCGTTCCTGGGAGGCTACGACGTCGTGCACCTGCACTGGCCCGAGACGCTCCTGGAGGGCCGAACCACCCCGCGACGCCTGGCTCGCCTTCTGCTGGCGCACCTGTACCTGCTGCGCCTGCGGCTGGGGCGGGTGGCCGTGGTCCGCACGGTGCACAATCTCGACCTGCCCTCCGGGCTCTGGCCCGCGCAGATCGCCTACCTGCGCGGCTTGGAGCGGCTGACCGCCGTGCGGGTGCACCTGAACGAGCAGACCGGCGCCGCGGGCGAGGACGTGGAGATGGTCCCGCACGGCCACTACCGGGACTGGTTCGCCGGCATGCCGACCTCGACGGCGACGCCCGGCCGGATCGGGTTCGTCGGCCTGGTGCGTGGCTACAAGAACGTGACCGGACTCGTCGCTGCCTTCCGCGAGGCCACCGGCAACCGGGTGGCCGATGACGGGGAGCTGAGCCTTCAGGTCTGCGGCAAGGCCTCCAACACCGACCTCGAGCGCGACCTGCGCCGAGCTGTCGGCGACATGGAGAACGTGGACCTCGACCTGCGGTTCCTGACGGAGGAGGAACTGGCGATCGCCGTCACCGGCTGCGAGCTCCTGGTACTCCCCTACCGGCACATGCACAACTCCGGTGTGGCGCTCACGGCGCTCTCCCTGAACCGGCCCGTACTCGTGCCGCGCAACCCCACCACGCTGGCGTTGCAGCGTGAGGTCGGCGATCGATGGGTGCACACGTTCACCGGGGAGATCGACGGCGCGGACCTGCTCGCCGCGTTGCGCACCGTACGGGCCGCACCCGGTGGCGCGCCCGATCTGAGCGCGAGGAACTGGGATCTCGCCGGCCGTGCACACCGCCGGGCCTATCTGCGTGCGCTGCGCAGTCGGCACCGTCGGGTGCGGCGGGGTCGCACCGCGGCGTGA
- a CDS encoding glycosyltransferase family 2 protein, whose protein sequence is MTAPRSASSAARTGILVVSYGSAALLRTTLANSVPPEPGGPSRAPTAVVVVENHRDPAQQASTRALCVAHGWEYLEPGANLGFGGGCNLAADRALALGCDALVLLNPDLTIPPDGVARLAARVRSERDVAVAPLIHRPDGSSYSRGRILLRLDRGEMLSERRREEVPNGVAVMTWLTAAALALSSDLWRRSGGFDPRYFLYWEDVDLSRRIHRAGGRLEVEESVVAIHDEGATHRGATVSRAKSDTYYYYSIRNRMLFADRWLAPSWRRRWALLAPLTGWAVLLQGGRRQLLGSTAPWLAYARGIRDGARSRVGERGRP, encoded by the coding sequence ATGACCGCGCCGAGGAGCGCCTCGAGCGCCGCGCGCACCGGCATCCTGGTGGTCAGCTACGGGTCCGCGGCGCTCCTGCGCACCACGCTGGCGAACTCGGTGCCACCGGAACCCGGTGGGCCGTCGCGCGCTCCGACGGCGGTCGTGGTGGTGGAGAACCACCGGGACCCGGCGCAGCAGGCCAGCACTCGTGCGCTGTGCGTGGCGCACGGCTGGGAGTACCTCGAGCCGGGAGCGAACCTGGGATTCGGGGGTGGCTGCAACCTCGCCGCAGACCGCGCTCTCGCGCTCGGCTGCGATGCGCTCGTGCTGCTCAACCCCGACCTGACCATTCCCCCCGACGGCGTGGCGCGCCTGGCGGCGCGGGTGCGATCGGAGCGGGATGTCGCGGTCGCACCGCTGATCCACAGGCCGGACGGATCGAGTTACTCGCGTGGACGCATCCTGCTGCGACTGGACCGCGGGGAGATGCTCAGCGAGCGTCGCCGCGAGGAGGTGCCGAACGGGGTCGCGGTGATGACCTGGTTGACCGCAGCCGCCCTCGCGCTCTCATCCGATCTGTGGCGGCGTTCCGGCGGGTTCGACCCGCGCTACTTCCTGTACTGGGAGGATGTGGATCTCTCACGCCGGATCCACCGCGCCGGGGGTCGGCTGGAGGTGGAGGAGTCGGTTGTCGCGATCCACGACGAGGGTGCCACCCACCGCGGCGCCACCGTGAGCCGCGCCAAGTCGGACACGTACTACTACTACTCGATCCGCAATCGGATGCTGTTCGCCGATCGGTGGCTCGCGCCGTCCTGGCGCAGGCGCTGGGCGCTGCTGGCGCCCCTGACGGGATGGGCGGTGCTGCTCCAGGGCGGGCGGCGTCAGTTGCTGGGTTCGACGGCGCCGTGGCTGGCCTACGCCAGAGGTATCCGCGACGGCGCACGTTCGCGGGTGGGCGAGCGAGGCCGACCATGA
- a CDS encoding CDP-alcohol phosphatidyltransferase family protein encodes MTESYREVLTRLGSAQKGAARSAPAYSRFVNRRLGRVLAAAAHRAGLSPNQVTAVSAVHTFTAIALLALLAPSGWLGVLVSVLLVLGYAWDSADGQVARLTATGSPAGEWLDHVVDSVKVVALPVAVAVGLLRAGADHVLLLIPVVSAVVTSVLFFAMILTEQLRRAHGVVSRAPTSGRAPWLRSVLVLPTDYGVLCLLFLLYGATGVFLAGYAAVTAASAVFLVLALPRWFREVRSLGIPGASTR; translated from the coding sequence ATGACGGAGAGTTACCGCGAGGTGCTCACCCGGCTCGGCTCGGCGCAGAAGGGGGCCGCCCGTAGCGCCCCGGCGTACTCGCGCTTCGTCAACCGACGACTCGGGCGCGTGCTGGCCGCCGCGGCGCACCGGGCGGGGCTGAGCCCGAACCAGGTGACCGCCGTCTCCGCCGTGCACACCTTCACCGCGATCGCGCTGCTGGCGCTGCTTGCGCCGAGTGGGTGGCTGGGGGTCCTCGTCAGTGTGCTGCTCGTGCTCGGCTACGCCTGGGACTCCGCCGATGGCCAGGTGGCGCGCCTGACCGCCACCGGATCGCCCGCGGGAGAGTGGCTCGACCACGTCGTCGACTCGGTCAAGGTCGTCGCGCTGCCCGTGGCCGTGGCCGTCGGCCTGCTGCGGGCCGGGGCGGACCACGTGCTGCTACTCATCCCGGTGGTCAGCGCCGTGGTCACCTCGGTGCTGTTCTTCGCGATGATCCTCACCGAACAACTCAGACGAGCGCACGGCGTGGTCTCGCGGGCACCCACGTCCGGGCGTGCTCCGTGGTTGCGCTCCGTGCTGGTGCTTCCCACCGACTACGGCGTGCTGTGCCTGTTGTTCCTCCTCTACGGCGCCACCGGGGTGTTCCTCGCCGGCTACGCGGCGGTCACGGCGGCGTCCGCGGTCTTCCTCGTCCTCGCGCTGCCGCGGTGGTTCCGGGAGGTCCGGTCGCTCGGTATCCCCGGCGCCTCGACGCGGTGA
- a CDS encoding DUF1972 domain-containing protein: MSGVLGTGGLSIAMVGTRGAPAHYGGFETAVEEVGARLAARGHRVRVYCRTGNAERMSRYRGMDLVTLPALRMRTLETLSHTALSAVHLALRRMDAAFVFNAANAPFLPVLRAARIPVATHVDGLEWKRAKWGKGGKAYYRAAETAAVRMSDALIADAEGISSYYDAEYGVPTELISYGAPILTDVPSTGLAPLGLRPGGFHLVVARFEPENHVDVIVEGYVRSGARLPLVVVGSAPYADEYVARVRDIAGDDPRVHLLGGVWDQGLLDQLYAHALTYLHGHSVGGTNPSLLRAIGAGTATISWDVQFNREVTREEGRYFGSAADIAPLLLDAEVRPDRALQRGERLRERARAYDWDRVADGYEDLARRLARGAVGGPHPRARRLQARQAVRGAV; this comes from the coding sequence ATGAGCGGCGTCCTCGGCACGGGAGGACTCTCCATCGCCATGGTCGGCACACGCGGCGCACCGGCTCACTACGGCGGCTTCGAGACCGCGGTCGAGGAGGTGGGCGCCCGCCTGGCGGCTCGTGGCCACCGCGTGCGGGTGTACTGCCGCACCGGGAACGCCGAGCGGATGAGCCGCTACCGGGGGATGGACCTCGTGACGCTCCCGGCCCTGCGGATGCGCACCCTGGAGACACTCAGCCACACCGCCCTGTCCGCTGTGCACCTCGCGCTGCGGCGGATGGACGCCGCGTTCGTGTTCAACGCAGCGAACGCACCGTTCCTGCCCGTGCTGCGGGCGGCGCGGATCCCGGTCGCCACCCACGTGGACGGGCTGGAGTGGAAGCGAGCCAAGTGGGGCAAGGGCGGGAAGGCGTACTACCGGGCGGCTGAGACGGCAGCCGTGCGCATGTCCGACGCCCTGATCGCCGACGCCGAGGGCATCAGTTCCTACTACGACGCGGAGTACGGCGTCCCCACCGAGCTGATCTCCTACGGCGCCCCGATCCTCACGGACGTGCCCAGCACGGGGCTAGCCCCCCTCGGCCTGCGACCCGGTGGATTCCACCTCGTGGTCGCCAGGTTCGAGCCGGAGAACCACGTCGACGTGATCGTCGAGGGGTACGTCCGCAGTGGGGCGCGACTGCCGTTGGTGGTCGTCGGGTCGGCGCCGTACGCCGATGAGTACGTGGCGCGGGTGCGGGACATCGCCGGGGACGATCCGCGAGTCCACCTGCTCGGTGGGGTCTGGGACCAGGGGCTGCTCGACCAGCTCTACGCCCACGCCCTGACCTACCTGCACGGCCACTCCGTGGGCGGAACGAATCCGTCGTTGTTGCGCGCGATCGGCGCGGGCACCGCGACCATCTCGTGGGACGTTCAGTTCAATCGCGAGGTGACGCGCGAGGAGGGCCGCTACTTCGGTTCGGCCGCGGACATCGCACCATTGCTGCTGGACGCGGAGGTGCGCCCGGATCGGGCGCTCCAGCGCGGCGAGCGGCTGCGTGAGCGTGCCCGCGCATACGACTGGGACCGGGTGGCCGACGGGTACGAGGATCTCGCGCGTCGCCTGGCCCGAGGCGCGGTGGGAGGACCGCACCCTCGAGCGCGTCGGCTGCAGGCGAGGCAGGCGGTGAGGGGCGCCGTATGA